One genomic segment of Litorilinea aerophila includes these proteins:
- a CDS encoding response regulator transcription factor, producing the protein MNDQPKKKILIVDDEPRMVRFVKMNLDLEGYITLEANNGLQALEKVRDYNPDLVLLDVEMPGLDGFETLKRIREISDAAVIMLTVRSDEEDRIKGLDLGADDYVTKPFSPRELSSRIRAVLRRFEHLGRPDAQIIHVDDRLQVDLQRRDVIVDGKRLSLRPTEYRLLYHLIQNAGWVVPHETLLTKVWGHEYVNDNHLLRLYITYLRKKIEPDPANPRYIFTERGLGYRFVDFKRNQEAQGEQNAARDAQESSS; encoded by the coding sequence ATGAACGATCAACCCAAGAAAAAGATCCTGATCGTGGATGACGAACCGCGTATGGTGCGCTTCGTCAAGATGAACCTGGACCTGGAAGGGTACATCACCCTGGAGGCCAACAACGGCCTGCAGGCCCTGGAAAAAGTGCGGGACTATAACCCCGATCTGGTGCTGCTGGATGTGGAAATGCCCGGCCTGGATGGCTTTGAGACGTTGAAGCGCATTCGGGAGATCAGCGACGCGGCGGTCATCATGCTGACGGTGCGCTCCGATGAAGAGGATCGCATCAAGGGGTTGGATCTAGGCGCCGACGACTACGTCACCAAGCCCTTCAGCCCTCGGGAGCTCTCCAGCCGCATCCGGGCCGTGTTACGCCGCTTCGAACATCTGGGCCGGCCGGATGCCCAAATCATCCATGTGGACGACCGACTGCAGGTGGACCTGCAGCGTCGGGATGTGATCGTGGACGGTAAGCGGTTGAGCCTGCGGCCCACCGAATACCGCCTTCTCTACCACCTCATCCAGAACGCGGGCTGGGTGGTCCCCCACGAAACGCTCCTGACCAAGGTGTGGGGGCACGAGTATGTCAACGATAACCACCTGTTGCGCCTCTACATCACCTACCTGCGCAAAAAGATCGAGCCGGATCCGGCCAATCCCCGCTACATCTTCACCGAACGGGGCCTGGGCTACCGTTTCGTGGACTTCAAACGAAACCAGGAAGCACAGGGCGAACAGAACGCCGCCAGGGACGCCCAGGAATCCTCGAGCTGA
- the rpsB gene encoding 30S ribosomal protein S2: protein MAVVTMKALLEAGVHFGHRTRRWNPKMRPYIFTERSKIHIIDLQQTMLRLNEYYNLVRDTVAKGGVILFVGTKRQAQATIQQEADRCNMPYVNQRWLGGTLTNWATIKQRIDYLLRLERRMDAGEFRNLSKKEQLGIQRELEKLNRRIGGLKTMRRLPDMVFIVDTHLEDLAVKEANKLGIPIIGMVDTNADPDLVDYVIPSNDDAIRSIKLIVGIIANAAVEGLRIREVEMADTGQVREEDLAEMEQYLGPSTLAKLQSSDDEEEYDEYEDYDEDEDEDEEYEEDEEDEEYEWEDEQE, encoded by the coding sequence ATGGCAGTTGTCACCATGAAAGCGCTCTTGGAGGCGGGTGTCCACTTTGGCCACCGCACGCGCCGCTGGAACCCCAAAATGCGGCCGTACATTTTCACAGAGCGCAGCAAGATCCACATCATCGACCTCCAGCAGACCATGTTGCGCCTCAACGAGTACTACAACCTGGTGCGCGACACGGTCGCCAAAGGAGGGGTCATCCTCTTCGTGGGCACCAAACGGCAGGCCCAGGCCACCATCCAACAGGAGGCCGACCGCTGCAACATGCCCTATGTCAACCAGCGCTGGCTGGGCGGCACCTTGACCAACTGGGCCACCATCAAACAGCGCATCGACTACCTGCTCCGCCTGGAACGGCGCATGGACGCGGGCGAGTTTCGCAACCTGTCCAAGAAGGAGCAACTGGGCATCCAGCGGGAACTGGAGAAGCTGAACCGGCGCATCGGCGGCCTGAAGACCATGCGGCGCCTGCCGGACATGGTCTTCATCGTGGATACCCACCTGGAAGACCTGGCCGTGAAGGAAGCCAACAAGCTGGGCATCCCCATCATCGGCATGGTGGACACCAATGCCGACCCCGATCTGGTGGACTACGTGATCCCCAGCAACGACGATGCCATCCGCTCCATCAAGCTGATCGTGGGCATCATTGCCAACGCAGCCGTAGAAGGCCTCCGCATCCGGGAAGTGGAGATGGCCGACACCGGCCAGGTCCGCGAGGAAGATCTGGCCGAGATGGAGCAGTACCTGGGTCCCAGCACCCTCGCCAAGTTGCAGTCCTCGGATGACGAGGAAGAATACGACGAGTACGAGGACTACGACGAAGACGAGGATGAGGACGAGGAGTACGAAGAGGACGAAGAGGACGAAGAATACGAGTGGGAGGACGAGCAGGAGTGA
- the tsf gene encoding translation elongation factor Ts has translation MAEITAAMVKELREATNAGVLDCKKALSEANGDFEAAVEILRKKGLSTAAKKSGRETHEGIIGSYVHAGSKVASLVELACETDFVARTEQFQQLARDLAMQVVASRPRYVSREEIPAEEIEREKAIYREQLADSGKPAEIIEKIIEGKLEKWFAEVCLLEQPFVKDPDKTVQDLLVDNIAALGENIRVNRFARLEIGG, from the coding sequence ATGGCGGAAATTACTGCAGCAATGGTAAAGGAGCTGCGCGAGGCGACCAATGCCGGCGTGCTCGACTGCAAGAAGGCTTTAAGCGAGGCCAACGGCGACTTCGAAGCGGCTGTGGAAATCCTGCGCAAGAAGGGCCTCTCCACCGCGGCCAAGAAGTCCGGCCGGGAAACCCACGAAGGCATCATCGGCTCCTACGTCCACGCGGGCAGCAAGGTGGCCAGCCTGGTGGAATTGGCCTGCGAGACCGATTTCGTGGCCCGCACCGAACAGTTCCAACAACTGGCCCGGGATCTGGCCATGCAGGTGGTGGCCTCCCGGCCCCGCTACGTGAGCCGTGAAGAGATCCCGGCCGAGGAGATCGAGCGGGAGAAGGCCATCTATCGGGAGCAGCTGGCGGATAGCGGCAAACCGGCCGAGATCATCGAAAAGATCATCGAGGGCAAACTGGAAAAGTGGTTTGCGGAGGTCTGTCTGCTGGAACAGCCTTTCGTCAAGGATCCGGACAAGACGGTCCAGGATCTACTGGTAGATAACATCGCCGCCCTTGGCGAAAACATCCGGGTGAATCGATTTGCCCGGCTGGAAATAGGCGGTTGA
- the rpe gene encoding ribulose-phosphate 3-epimerase, whose product MNSSRPIQIAPSILTADFGHLADQIRQAEEGGADVIHLDVMDGIFVPNISFGPLVVRAVREVTRLPLDVHLMIQDPERYLAAFAEAGADNLTVHVEACTHLHRTVQQITELGCRAGVALNPATSVEAVREILPFVDMILVMSVNPGFGAQRFIETSMNKLQRVRRLQEELNPLCALEVDGGIGTHNIADVIRSGANVIVVGSSVFNQEGSIQENLAALRQASRGALWQAV is encoded by the coding sequence ATGAACAGTTCTCGCCCCATCCAGATTGCGCCGTCCATCCTGACGGCGGACTTTGGCCACCTGGCCGATCAGATACGCCAGGCCGAGGAGGGCGGCGCCGATGTCATTCACCTGGATGTGATGGACGGCATCTTCGTGCCCAACATCTCTTTCGGCCCGCTGGTCGTCCGGGCGGTCCGGGAGGTGACCCGATTACCCCTGGACGTCCACCTCATGATCCAGGACCCCGAGCGCTATCTGGCGGCCTTTGCCGAGGCCGGCGCGGACAATCTGACCGTTCACGTGGAGGCCTGCACCCACCTGCATCGGACCGTGCAGCAGATCACGGAATTGGGCTGCCGGGCCGGCGTGGCCCTGAACCCGGCCACCAGCGTCGAGGCTGTGCGGGAGATCCTGCCTTTCGTGGACATGATCCTGGTGATGAGCGTGAACCCGGGTTTTGGTGCCCAGCGCTTCATCGAGACCAGTATGAACAAGCTGCAACGGGTGCGGCGCCTTCAAGAGGAGTTAAACCCCCTCTGTGCCCTGGAGGTGGACGGGGGCATCGGCACCCACAACATCGCGGATGTGATCCGCAGCGGCGCCAATGTGATTGTGGTGGGGAGTTCCGTCTTCAACCAGGAGGGGAGCATTCAGGAGAATCTTGCGGCCCTGCGCCAGGCCAGCCGGGGCGCCCTGTGGCAGGCCGTCTAA
- a CDS encoding Rieske (2Fe-2S) protein codes for MSEFIKVATLDEIPPGKSKLVEVEDVQIALFNLNGEIYAIENVCTHDGGPLVEGSVVDGHVVVCPRHGARFDIRTGAALSFPAFEPTNTYQVRIEGNDVLVESPI; via the coding sequence ATGAGTGAATTCATCAAAGTCGCAACCCTGGATGAAATTCCACCCGGCAAAAGCAAGCTGGTGGAAGTGGAAGATGTGCAGATCGCCCTTTTCAATCTAAACGGCGAGATCTACGCCATCGAAAATGTCTGCACCCACGACGGCGGCCCCCTGGTAGAGGGCTCCGTGGTAGACGGCCATGTGGTGGTCTGTCCCCGCCATGGCGCCCGCTTCGACATCCGCACGGGCGCTGCGCTGAGTTTTCCCGCCTTTGAGCCCACCAACACCTACCAGGTGCGCATCGAGGGCAACGACGTGTTGGTTGAATCGCCGATCTAG
- a CDS encoding alpha/beta fold hydrolase — MPELPTEHGTLFYEVLEPPEQPAGRVETLTLLHNFLSTGRAAWGPLLADLARSYRILLPDLPGHGRSQGYPPGFDHGAMARDVAALMVAEDATSGHLAGASAGGVIAQLLVHQKWVQPATLTLVSTTHSMDPDRAGAPIRLDPDVFQAGRNWLAATARLHDPYHYPGYFDQELLPAFRRLDVQRTIDLPLSSLSSWAFPVCLIHGEEDEIFPVSIARRMAEYLPMAELHVVPRQSHALILRQPRTVGRLMMAFLARHRPDS; from the coding sequence ATGCCTGAGCTGCCCACCGAACACGGGACCCTGTTCTACGAAGTTCTGGAGCCACCGGAGCAGCCGGCAGGTCGGGTAGAAACCCTGACCCTGTTACACAACTTCTTGAGCACAGGGCGTGCTGCCTGGGGACCGCTCCTGGCGGATCTTGCCAGGAGCTATCGGATCTTGCTGCCGGATCTCCCCGGCCATGGCCGCTCCCAGGGCTATCCGCCGGGCTTCGATCATGGGGCCATGGCCCGGGATGTGGCCGCCCTTATGGTGGCCGAGGATGCCACCTCCGGCCACCTGGCCGGGGCCTCTGCCGGCGGGGTCATCGCCCAACTGTTGGTCCACCAAAAGTGGGTCCAACCGGCCACCCTGACCCTGGTCAGCACCACCCACAGCATGGATCCCGACCGGGCCGGTGCGCCCATTCGGCTGGATCCAGATGTCTTCCAGGCGGGCCGCAACTGGCTGGCCGCCACGGCCCGCCTCCACGATCCATACCATTATCCTGGCTATTTCGACCAGGAGCTCCTGCCTGCCTTCCGTCGGCTGGATGTGCAGCGGACCATCGACCTGCCCCTCTCCAGCCTTTCGTCCTGGGCGTTCCCGGTCTGTCTGATCCACGGGGAAGAGGACGAAATTTTTCCTGTTTCCATCGCCCGGCGGATGGCCGAATACCTGCCCATGGCAGAGCTCCATGTGGTGCCCCGCCAGAGCCATGCCCTGATCTTACGGCAGCCGCGCACGGTGGGGCGGTTGATGATGGCGTTCCTGGCGCGCCACCGGCCGGATTCGTAA
- a CDS encoding aminotransferase class V-fold PLP-dependent enzyme, whose product MDLQQILPVESAERLAQIRQDFPILARRIGDRPLAYLDNGATSQKPVAVLQAMDDYYRRHNANVHRGVHTLSEEATAQYENARLRVARFINAPSEKQIIFTRGTTEGINLVAQTWGRANLGPGDEVLITEMEHHSNIVPWQILRDQLGFTLRYIPITDEGLLDLDQLSNLLNERTRLVSFIHVSNVLGTVNPVDRLVAAARSVGARVLLDGAQSVPHMPVDVQALDVDFLVFSGHKMCGPTGIGVLYARRELLEEMPPYQGGGDMIREVKMTASKWNSIPYKFEAGTPAIAEAIGLGAAVDYLSQVGMAWIHAHEQALVQYAYSRLSEIEGIHILGPGPEQRSGLIAFTVENIHPHDLSAILDREGVAVRAGHHCAQPIHDRYGIAASARASFYLYNTPEEVDQLAQGLEKAVEIFAL is encoded by the coding sequence ATGGACCTACAACAAATCCTACCGGTGGAATCGGCGGAACGCCTGGCCCAGATTCGCCAGGACTTTCCCATCCTGGCCCGGCGCATCGGCGACCGTCCCCTGGCCTATCTGGACAACGGCGCCACCAGCCAGAAGCCGGTGGCTGTCCTCCAGGCCATGGACGACTACTACCGGCGCCACAACGCCAACGTGCATCGGGGTGTCCACACCCTGAGCGAAGAGGCCACCGCCCAATACGAGAATGCTCGCCTGCGGGTGGCCCGCTTCATCAACGCGCCCAGCGAAAAGCAGATCATCTTCACCCGGGGCACCACCGAGGGGATCAACCTGGTGGCCCAAACCTGGGGGCGGGCAAACCTGGGGCCCGGCGATGAGGTGCTCATCACCGAGATGGAGCACCACAGCAACATCGTCCCCTGGCAGATCCTGCGGGATCAGCTGGGCTTCACCCTGCGCTACATCCCCATCACCGACGAGGGGCTGCTGGACCTGGATCAGTTGTCGAACCTGTTGAACGAACGCACCCGGCTGGTCAGCTTCATCCACGTGAGCAACGTGCTGGGGACGGTCAACCCGGTGGATCGTCTGGTGGCCGCGGCCCGATCGGTGGGAGCCCGGGTCCTGCTGGACGGCGCCCAGAGCGTCCCCCACATGCCGGTGGACGTCCAGGCGCTGGATGTGGACTTCCTGGTCTTCAGCGGCCACAAGATGTGCGGGCCGACGGGCATCGGCGTCCTCTACGCCAGGCGGGAGCTGCTGGAGGAGATGCCCCCCTACCAGGGCGGCGGCGATATGATTCGGGAAGTGAAGATGACCGCCAGCAAGTGGAACAGCATCCCGTACAAGTTCGAGGCGGGCACGCCGGCCATTGCCGAAGCCATCGGCCTGGGCGCAGCGGTGGACTACCTGAGCCAGGTCGGGATGGCGTGGATCCACGCGCACGAGCAGGCGCTGGTACAATATGCCTACAGTCGCCTGAGTGAGATCGAAGGGATCCACATCCTGGGGCCTGGCCCCGAGCAACGCAGCGGCCTGATCGCCTTCACCGTGGAGAACATTCACCCCCACGACCTGTCGGCCATTCTGGATCGAGAAGGGGTCGCTGTGCGGGCGGGCCACCACTGTGCCCAGCCCATCCACGACCGCTACGGCATCGCCGCCAGCGCGCGGGCCAGCTTCTACCTGTACAACACGCCCGAGGAGGTCGACCAGTTGGCCCAGGGGCTGGAGAAGGCCGTGGAGATCTTCGCCCTCTGA
- a CDS encoding phosphatidate cytidylyltransferase, whose amino-acid sequence MITRIVVGILAIPLVLLPIWLGGVWCLMLFLAVSLIGGMEFYTLAQRAGYRPVRALGLLWLAALVLSHWAPAHLPPTVVLGSGLILTLILALGQHQTPMHTWMSTSVGAIYLGTMLGQALALRQLPQGAWWIFFGLFITWINDTGAYFTGVTVGRHKLWPRLSPKKTWEGTVGGWMGAALSGGLFAWLMPLPLSVPAGVAIGFVCGVLALFGDLAVSMIKRQVGVKDSGRFFPGHGGMLDRLDSLLFVLPFVYYVALLWFGF is encoded by the coding sequence GTGATTACACGCATCGTCGTCGGAATTCTCGCCATACCCCTGGTCTTGCTGCCGATCTGGCTGGGTGGCGTCTGGTGTCTGATGTTGTTCCTGGCCGTCAGCCTGATTGGGGGGATGGAATTCTATACCCTGGCCCAGCGTGCCGGCTATCGCCCGGTACGCGCCCTGGGGCTGCTCTGGCTGGCCGCCCTGGTACTCAGCCATTGGGCGCCGGCCCACCTCCCCCCCACCGTCGTGCTGGGCAGTGGCCTGATCCTGACCCTGATCCTGGCCCTGGGCCAACATCAAACGCCCATGCACACCTGGATGTCCACCAGCGTGGGCGCCATCTACCTGGGCACCATGCTGGGCCAGGCGCTGGCCCTGCGCCAGCTGCCCCAAGGGGCCTGGTGGATTTTCTTCGGCCTGTTTATCACCTGGATCAATGACACCGGCGCCTACTTCACCGGCGTGACCGTGGGACGCCACAAGCTGTGGCCCCGGCTGAGCCCCAAGAAGACGTGGGAAGGCACCGTGGGGGGATGGATGGGGGCGGCCCTGAGCGGCGGCCTGTTCGCCTGGTTGATGCCGTTGCCCCTGTCCGTGCCGGCCGGGGTGGCCATAGGTTTCGTCTGCGGGGTCCTGGCCCTCTTTGGCGATCTGGCCGTCAGCATGATCAAGCGCCAGGTGGGGGTGAAGGACAGCGGCCGCTTTTTCCCCGGCCACGGCGGCATGCTGGATCGGCTGGATAGCCTCCTCTTCGTCCTCCCCTTCGTCTACTACGTTGCCCTCCTCTGGTTCGGCTTTTAG
- the pyrH gene encoding UMP kinase, which produces MAELKYRRILLKLGGEALAGEGGFGINPRRAEEVAQKVIRVLNMGVQVAIVIGGGNLWRGKEDGLDHGMERVTADHMGMLATVMNALALQDALERHGIPTRVMTGIEVRAVAEPYIQRRAVRHLEKGRVVIFGAGTGNPYFTTDTAASLRAMEIDAEVLIKATKVDAVYDSDPKLNANARRFERLTYIDALNMRVGVMDSTAMAMCMDNDLPICVVDLWQEGSLEQVVAGEAVGTLISA; this is translated from the coding sequence ATGGCAGAGTTAAAATACCGACGCATTTTACTCAAATTGGGCGGGGAAGCCCTGGCCGGAGAGGGCGGCTTTGGCATCAACCCCCGCCGCGCAGAGGAAGTGGCTCAAAAGGTGATCCGGGTTCTCAACATGGGTGTGCAGGTGGCCATCGTCATCGGTGGCGGCAACCTGTGGCGGGGCAAGGAAGATGGGCTGGACCACGGGATGGAACGGGTGACGGCCGACCACATGGGGATGCTGGCCACGGTGATGAACGCGCTGGCCCTGCAGGATGCGTTGGAACGCCACGGCATTCCAACCCGGGTGATGACCGGCATCGAAGTCCGGGCAGTGGCCGAGCCCTACATCCAACGCCGGGCAGTGCGCCACCTGGAAAAGGGCCGGGTGGTCATCTTCGGCGCCGGCACCGGCAACCCCTACTTCACCACCGACACCGCGGCCTCCCTGCGGGCCATGGAGATCGACGCCGAGGTGCTGATCAAGGCCACCAAGGTGGACGCGGTCTACGACTCGGATCCCAAGCTGAACGCCAACGCCCGCCGATTCGAGCGCTTGACCTACATCGATGCGCTGAACATGCGGGTCGGCGTCATGGATAGCACGGCCATGGCCATGTGCATGGACAACGACCTGCCCATCTGCGTGGTGGATCTCTGGCAGGAGGGGAGCCTGGAGCAGGTGGTGGCCGGCGAGGCCGTAGGCACCCTGATCTCGGCCTGA
- a CDS encoding site-2 protease family protein, whose protein sequence is MDTSLTLFRAFGINVRVHWSFLLILAYGAVTFGLGPAGPLWGGLYGILVILLLFVCVTLHEFGHALVAKYFKVNVPSITLLPIGGVANLERMPDKPLQEFLITLAGPLVNFAIALVLLPFMLLALGLEMRLGNVSGDLSRFWRVMQMPGIGNLLLYLTGTNILLGLFNLLPAFPMDGGRILRSLLAMTMPYVQATRIAVFVGRLMAGLFALWGIMGGGIFLLLIAFFVYVGGSAEQESVESRTVLKNIYARQALTPGAVALYASERLNRAVDLLMTSYQTDYPVLDLSSKFIGVLTRPRLIQALQEHGPEARVVDVMIPADQVPTCGPDTSLAEIWEKMAQGGTRVVAIKEEERFLGLITLDDITEVYRVMAATLNNASRRARFAGASGESPADA, encoded by the coding sequence GTGGACACTTCCTTAACCCTGTTCCGAGCCTTTGGCATCAACGTACGCGTGCACTGGTCATTTCTGTTGATTCTCGCCTACGGGGCGGTTACCTTTGGCCTGGGGCCGGCCGGTCCGCTCTGGGGTGGCCTCTACGGGATTTTAGTGATTCTCTTGTTGTTCGTCTGTGTCACCCTGCACGAGTTTGGCCATGCCCTGGTGGCCAAGTACTTCAAGGTCAACGTGCCCAGCATCACCCTGCTGCCCATCGGCGGCGTGGCCAACCTGGAGCGTATGCCCGACAAGCCCCTGCAGGAGTTCCTGATCACCCTGGCCGGTCCCCTGGTGAACTTTGCCATTGCCCTGGTGCTGTTGCCCTTCATGTTGCTGGCCCTGGGCCTGGAGATGCGGCTGGGCAACGTCTCGGGCGACCTCTCCCGCTTCTGGCGGGTGATGCAGATGCCAGGGATCGGCAATCTACTCCTCTATCTGACCGGCACCAACATCCTGCTGGGTCTATTTAACCTGCTGCCCGCCTTTCCCATGGACGGTGGCCGCATTCTGCGCTCCCTGCTAGCCATGACCATGCCCTACGTCCAGGCCACCCGGATTGCCGTCTTTGTGGGCCGCCTGATGGCCGGCCTCTTCGCCCTGTGGGGCATCATGGGCGGCGGCATTTTCCTGCTGCTCATCGCCTTTTTCGTGTACGTGGGCGGCAGCGCCGAGCAGGAGTCGGTGGAAAGCCGCACCGTGCTGAAGAACATCTACGCGCGACAGGCCCTGACGCCCGGCGCCGTCGCCCTCTACGCCAGCGAGCGCCTCAACCGGGCTGTCGATCTGCTCATGACCAGCTATCAGACCGACTACCCGGTGCTGGATCTTTCCAGCAAGTTCATCGGCGTCCTGACCCGGCCCCGGCTGATCCAGGCCCTGCAGGAACATGGCCCCGAGGCCCGGGTGGTGGATGTCATGATCCCGGCGGATCAGGTGCCCACTTGTGGCCCCGATACCAGCCTGGCCGAGATCTGGGAAAAGATGGCCCAGGGCGGCACCCGCGTGGTGGCCATCAAGGAGGAGGAACGGTTCCTGGGGCTGATCACCCTGGACGACATCACCGAGGTCTATCGGGTGATGGCCGCCACCCTGAATAATGCCAGCCGCCGGGCTCGCTTTGCCGGTGCGTCGGGAGAAAGTCCGGCCGATGCCTGA
- a CDS encoding metal-sulfur cluster assembly factor, with amino-acid sequence MSVPTPEEIRELIRAKVRDPELMMNIIDLGLVYDIQVTDKNTAEITMTLTSPGCPAGPEIITSVQRETHAAFPDLEEVNIHLTWTPFWNPDMMSDEAKEELGIF; translated from the coding sequence ATGAGTGTGCCGACCCCTGAAGAAATCCGTGAGTTGATCCGCGCCAAGGTGCGCGACCCAGAGTTGATGATGAACATCATCGACCTCGGCCTGGTCTACGACATCCAGGTGACCGACAAGAACACGGCCGAGATCACCATGACCCTGACCAGCCCAGGATGCCCGGCTGGCCCGGAGATCATCACCAGCGTCCAGCGGGAGACCCACGCCGCCTTCCCCGATCTGGAAGAGGTGAACATCCACCTGACCTGGACGCCCTTCTGGAATCCGGACATGATGTCCGACGAGGCCAAGGAAGAGCTGGGCATCTTTTAA
- the frr gene encoding ribosome recycling factor — MIKEVLADADERMEKAVEAFRADLRTIRTGRATPALVERLMVDYYNVPTPLQQLATISVPEAQTLLIRPYSPSDIGTIEKAIAKSDLGLTPSNDGQQIRLTFPPLTEERRRELTRLVSKRAEEARVSIRNIRRDAIHDLRDLQKESMISEDELHRAEERVQEMTNNYIKQVDEIAREKDEEIMTV, encoded by the coding sequence ATGATTAAGGAAGTATTGGCCGATGCCGATGAGCGCATGGAAAAAGCCGTTGAAGCGTTCCGAGCCGATCTACGCACCATCCGCACGGGGCGTGCCACGCCGGCCCTGGTCGAACGCCTCATGGTCGACTACTACAACGTCCCTACTCCCCTGCAGCAACTGGCGACCATCTCGGTGCCGGAGGCCCAGACCCTCTTGATCCGGCCGTATAGCCCCTCGGATATCGGCACCATCGAAAAAGCCATCGCCAAATCCGATCTGGGCCTGACCCCCAGCAACGACGGCCAGCAGATTCGGCTGACCTTTCCTCCGTTGACCGAGGAGCGCCGGCGGGAGCTGACCCGGCTGGTCTCCAAGCGGGCCGAAGAAGCCCGGGTCTCCATCCGCAACATCCGTCGCGATGCCATCCACGACTTGCGTGACTTACAGAAGGAAAGTATGATCTCGGAAGATGAGCTTCACCGCGCCGAAGAGCGGGTTCAGGAGATGACCAACAACTACATCAAGCAGGTGGATGAGATCGCCCGGGAAAAGGACGAGGAGATCATGACGGTTTAA
- the uppS gene encoding polyprenyl diphosphate synthase, protein MMMENESNHHAPASLESIPYHVGIIMDGNGRWAQARGWPRLAGHQAGVDNIRRVLESSVRFGIKVLTIYAFSTENWHRPPEEVTGLMRLLGMTIKRQLNELHRNGVQIRHSGRLSGISPELQDQIRHALEVTRHNDRIILNVAFNYGGRAEILDAVRRIIADGISPDQLDEALFSQYLYTSDLPDPDLIIRTGGEWRLSNFLIWQAAYAEYYATPTYWPDFDEEELYKALCEYNVRERRFGRVLET, encoded by the coding sequence ATGATGATGGAAAACGAGAGCAATCACCACGCCCCTGCGTCCCTGGAATCGATCCCCTACCATGTGGGCATTATCATGGACGGCAACGGACGCTGGGCCCAGGCCAGGGGGTGGCCCCGTCTGGCCGGCCACCAGGCCGGCGTCGACAACATTCGCCGGGTGCTGGAAAGCAGCGTGCGCTTTGGCATCAAGGTCCTCACCATCTACGCCTTTTCCACCGAAAACTGGCATCGCCCCCCGGAAGAGGTCACCGGCCTGATGCGCCTGCTGGGGATGACCATCAAGCGTCAGCTCAACGAACTACACCGCAACGGCGTCCAGATCCGCCACAGCGGCCGCCTCAGCGGGATCAGCCCCGAACTGCAGGACCAGATCCGCCATGCGCTGGAGGTCACCCGCCACAACGACCGCATCATCCTCAACGTGGCCTTCAACTACGGCGGCCGGGCCGAAATCTTGGACGCGGTGCGCCGCATCATCGCCGACGGAATCTCCCCCGACCAGCTGGATGAGGCCCTGTTCAGCCAGTATCTGTACACCAGCGACTTGCCGGACCCGGACCTGATCATCCGCACCGGTGGGGAATGGCGGCTGAGCAACTTCCTGATCTGGCAGGCAGCCTACGCGGAATACTACGCCACCCCTACCTACTGGCCCGATTTCGACGAGGAAGAATTGTACAAGGCCCTGTGCGAGTACAACGTCCGTGAACGTCGCTTCGGCCGCGTCCTGGAAACCTGA
- the sufU gene encoding Fe-S cluster assembly sulfur transfer protein SufU, protein MDALYREAILDHYRHPRRKGHLEHADIHYHDTNPFCGDEITIELKVEDGVVVDAAFDGRGCAISQATASMMMEEIVGKTVEELKTWDKEYILDMLGIEIGPVRLKCALLPLKVLKAGVWGLEEWPE, encoded by the coding sequence ATGGACGCGCTCTATCGAGAAGCCATCCTGGACCACTACCGGCATCCCCGGCGCAAGGGACACCTGGAGCATGCGGACATCCACTATCACGACACCAATCCCTTCTGCGGCGATGAGATCACCATCGAGCTCAAAGTCGAGGACGGGGTGGTGGTGGACGCCGCCTTCGACGGGCGGGGGTGCGCCATCAGCCAGGCCACGGCCAGCATGATGATGGAAGAGATCGTGGGCAAGACGGTGGAAGAATTGAAGACATGGGACAAGGAGTACATCCTGGACATGCTGGGCATCGAGATCGGCCCGGTGCGTCTGAAATGTGCCCTGTTGCCCTTGAAAGTGCTCAAGGCCGGCGTGTGGGGCCTGGAAGAGTGGCCCGAATAG